In Alkalihalobacillus sp. TS-13, the following are encoded in one genomic region:
- a CDS encoding carbohydrate ABC transporter permease, producing MNTSIHETKTDKMFKVFVYIFLTGALVIVLYPLIYIISASISNPSAVNSGKMWLYPIDITFDGYKLIFENGAIWRGYLNTIFYTALGTFINLAVTIPAAYALSRKDFAGRNLLMGMFVLTMFFSGGLIPTYLVVKNLGLIDTIWAMVLPNAAAVWNIVIARVFFQTSIPKELEEAAIIDGASNFKMFIKIILPLSAPIIAVMALFYGVGHWNGYFNALIYLSDKEMFPLQLVLREILVLQEMSAQSTNLTGSMAEAIHSKQQLAAIIKYGVMIVSTLPIIIVYPFLQRYFVKGVMIGSLKG from the coding sequence ATGAATACTTCGATACATGAAACGAAAACGGACAAAATGTTTAAGGTATTTGTTTATATTTTTCTTACAGGAGCACTAGTGATCGTACTCTATCCATTGATTTATATTATTAGTGCATCCATAAGTAATCCGTCAGCTGTAAATTCGGGGAAAATGTGGCTTTATCCTATTGATATTACATTTGATGGTTACAAGCTAATCTTTGAAAATGGCGCAATTTGGAGGGGGTATCTCAATACAATTTTTTATACAGCACTAGGGACATTCATAAATTTAGCAGTTACGATCCCGGCAGCTTACGCACTGTCTCGTAAGGATTTTGCTGGTAGAAATCTTCTCATGGGTATGTTTGTTCTGACAATGTTCTTTAGTGGAGGTTTAATTCCAACTTACTTAGTAGTAAAAAATTTAGGACTTATTGACACAATTTGGGCGATGGTTTTACCGAATGCGGCTGCAGTATGGAACATCGTTATTGCTCGTGTATTTTTCCAAACTTCCATACCAAAAGAATTAGAAGAGGCAGCAATCATTGATGGTGCCTCAAATTTTAAAATGTTTATTAAAATTATTTTACCTTTATCAGCACCAATTATTGCTGTTATGGCGTTATTCTATGGTGTTGGCCATTGGAATGGGTATTTTAATGCATTAATCTACTTATCTGACAAAGAAATGTTTCCGCTTCAATTAGTTTTAAGAGAAATACTTGTATTGCAAGAAATGTCAGCACAAAGCACGAATCTTACAGGCAGTATGGCTGAGGCGATACATAGTAAGCAACAACTTGCCGCGATTATTAAGTATGGTGTAATGATTGTATCTACACTTCCAATTATTATTGTCTATCCGTTTTTACAACGATACTTTGTTAAAGGTGTGATGATAGGCTCATTGAAAGGGTAA
- a CDS encoding sugar ABC transporter permease: MNRGSTYHKLKQEKPLKKRKRRKILQNWQLYIFVLPAFLYFFIFHYIPMYGVQIAFKNFNPTLGIWGSEWVGFDHFTRFFQSYYFWDLLKNTLGISIYELIVGFPLPIILALALNEVKDSFFKRTVQTVTYAPHFISVVVMSGMIIAFLSPATGIINHGIQFLGFEPIAFLSDPDWFKTVYVLSGVWQSTGWGTIIYLAALSGVDPQHHEAAIVDGATRFQRIWHINIPAIVPAMIILLILNVGSIMALSFEKILLLQNPLNLESSNVIATFVYKAGLLDAQYSFASAVGLFNAVINAILLIVVNKIAKKTSETSLW, translated from the coding sequence ATGAATAGAGGTTCTACATATCATAAATTAAAGCAAGAAAAGCCATTGAAGAAGAGGAAGAGAAGGAAGATTCTACAAAACTGGCAGCTTTACATATTTGTCCTACCAGCTTTTTTATACTTTTTTATTTTTCATTATATTCCTATGTACGGGGTGCAAATTGCATTTAAGAATTTCAATCCAACTTTAGGGATATGGGGAAGCGAATGGGTAGGATTTGATCATTTCACCCGATTTTTTCAATCATATTATTTTTGGGATTTATTAAAGAATACATTAGGAATTAGCATCTACGAATTAATTGTAGGTTTTCCATTGCCGATCATTCTAGCGTTGGCATTAAATGAAGTAAAAGACAGTTTTTTTAAGCGTACTGTACAGACAGTGACATATGCCCCTCATTTTATTTCAGTTGTTGTTATGTCTGGTATGATCATAGCATTTTTATCTCCAGCAACAGGAATAATAAATCATGGTATTCAATTTTTGGGTTTTGAACCGATTGCTTTTTTGAGTGATCCTGATTGGTTTAAAACGGTATATGTATTATCTGGTGTATGGCAAAGTACAGGATGGGGGACTATTATTTATCTCGCAGCACTTTCAGGCGTTGATCCACAGCATCATGAGGCTGCAATTGTAGATGGTGCGACACGTTTTCAGCGTATTTGGCATATAAACATTCCGGCAATTGTTCCAGCAATGATTATATTATTAATTTTGAACGTAGGCAGCATTATGGCGCTGAGCTTTGAGAAGATTTTACTTTTGCAAAATCCACTTAATCTTGAGTCTTCGAATGTAATTGCGACATTCGTTTATAAAGCAGGTTTATTAGATGCACAGTATAGTTTTGCGTCAGCCGTTGGATTGTTTAACGCTGTTATTAATGCGATTCTCCTAATCGTTGTAAACAAAATTGCGAAAAAAACGAGTGAAACAAGTCTATGGTAA
- a CDS encoding glycoside hydrolase family 3 N-terminal domain-containing protein — protein MEKYKNHNDPIQERMKSLINQMTLKEKIGQLNQKMYGWDAYRKTENGYKLTKAFKEQVTKFDSMGALYGLFRADPWSNVNFSNGINVEDSAVVTNMIQTYVEENTRLGIPVLFSEECPHGHQALESTIFPTHIGSGASWNPELQQKVSQQVADELQARGGHLGLVSTLDIVRDPRWGRTEECFSEDPYLSSKMTEAVVRGMQGEKEGTPKVLPVLKHFAAQGAGVGGHNAGPALIGERELREIFLPPMKAGVQSGVLACMAAYNEIDGVPCHANHHLLTKILRQEWNYKGIVMADGTALDRLLLLTGDKELAAAYGLKAGVDLSLWDDVYMAIEAGMESGKIEEQLVDQAVSRVLYLKFKLKLFDNIPTLNKEKPSTVIRNNNAIETNLEMARQSIVLVENKNNLLPISKEIKKIAVIGPNADNIYNLLGDYTPPQRREYVVTILDGIKSIVGKNTDVLYVKGCGIRGNDKSEFATAKKMAKEADIVVLALGGTSAREFGMEFENNGAVKESNETEMDCGENVDVASLELGGVQQELMKEISSTGTPIISVLIQGRPYSIPMLTQYCDAILIGWYPGQQGGRAIAEVLFGDVNPNGKLTVSIPRSSMQLPVYYNYKDSGGKEDYIDMSGKALYPFGHGLSYTSFTYRFLSEENETITLKELQNSKPVKLVVEVANTGDKDGYEVVQLYIKDVEATVTQRNKELKGFQKVWLKANETKTVTFSISFEELAIWDIKMNFKVEPGLVKLMVGGSSNNVIEKDLIIEDRSHH, from the coding sequence ATGGAAAAATACAAAAATCATAATGATCCCATACAAGAAAGAATGAAAAGTTTAATAAACCAGATGACTTTAAAAGAAAAAATAGGTCAATTAAATCAGAAAATGTATGGATGGGATGCTTATAGAAAAACAGAAAACGGCTATAAATTAACAAAAGCTTTCAAAGAACAAGTGACCAAATTTGATAGTATGGGTGCTTTATATGGTTTGTTTCGAGCTGATCCGTGGTCTAATGTTAATTTTTCAAATGGTATTAATGTAGAAGATAGTGCAGTTGTGACTAATATGATCCAAACGTATGTGGAAGAAAATACAAGATTAGGTATACCTGTGCTATTTTCTGAAGAATGTCCACACGGGCATCAAGCATTGGAAAGCACCATATTTCCGACACATATTGGGTCTGGAGCCTCTTGGAATCCAGAGCTACAGCAAAAGGTTTCACAACAAGTAGCGGATGAGCTGCAAGCCAGGGGTGGGCACTTAGGTTTAGTCTCCACTCTGGACATTGTTCGTGATCCTAGGTGGGGAAGAACGGAAGAATGTTTTAGTGAAGATCCCTATTTATCTTCGAAAATGACGGAGGCTGTAGTCCGTGGAATGCAAGGAGAGAAAGAAGGTACACCAAAAGTTCTCCCAGTATTAAAACATTTTGCTGCACAAGGGGCAGGAGTTGGAGGGCACAATGCAGGGCCGGCATTAATTGGTGAAAGAGAATTGCGAGAGATTTTTTTACCTCCAATGAAAGCGGGGGTACAGTCTGGAGTTCTAGCTTGTATGGCTGCTTATAATGAGATTGATGGTGTTCCTTGTCATGCAAACCATCATCTATTAACTAAGATTCTTCGACAAGAGTGGAATTACAAAGGAATTGTAATGGCAGATGGTACTGCGCTTGACAGGTTGTTATTGCTAACTGGAGACAAGGAATTAGCAGCTGCATATGGCTTAAAAGCGGGAGTAGATTTAAGTCTATGGGATGATGTTTATATGGCGATCGAAGCTGGTATGGAAAGTGGGAAAATCGAAGAACAACTTGTTGATCAAGCAGTTTCAAGAGTATTGTATTTGAAATTCAAGTTAAAACTTTTTGATAACATACCAACTCTAAATAAAGAAAAGCCTTCAACTGTTATAAGGAATAATAACGCCATCGAAACGAATTTAGAAATGGCTCGACAGTCTATTGTATTAGTTGAAAACAAGAATAATCTATTACCAATTAGTAAGGAGATAAAGAAAATAGCTGTTATAGGCCCTAATGCTGACAATATATACAATTTACTCGGAGACTATACACCACCACAGCGAAGAGAATATGTTGTAACAATCCTTGATGGTATAAAATCGATCGTCGGCAAGAATACAGATGTATTGTATGTAAAAGGGTGTGGGATCAGGGGGAATGACAAATCCGAGTTTGCCACTGCAAAAAAGATGGCTAAGGAAGCTGATATTGTAGTATTGGCTTTAGGGGGAACGAGTGCTAGAGAGTTTGGAATGGAATTTGAAAATAACGGTGCTGTCAAGGAATCCAATGAAACAGAAATGGATTGTGGAGAAAATGTTGATGTCGCCAGTTTAGAACTTGGTGGAGTACAACAGGAGCTAATGAAAGAAATTAGTTCAACTGGAACGCCAATCATTTCTGTTCTTATTCAAGGACGTCCTTATTCAATTCCAATGCTGACCCAATATTGCGATGCTATTTTAATAGGATGGTATCCAGGTCAACAGGGAGGGAGAGCTATAGCTGAAGTTCTATTTGGTGATGTTAATCCAAATGGTAAGCTCACTGTTTCTATTCCTCGTTCGTCAATGCAATTACCGGTTTATTATAACTACAAGGATAGTGGTGGTAAAGAAGATTACATTGATATGAGTGGAAAGGCATTATATCCTTTTGGTCATGGTTTGAGTTATACATCTTTTACATATCGTTTTCTTTCTGAAGAAAATGAAACGATCACCTTAAAGGAGCTTCAGAATTCCAAGCCAGTTAAGCTAGTTGTAGAAGTCGCAAATACTGGGGATAAAGATGGTTATGAAGTAGTCCAACTTTATATAAAAGATGTAGAAGCTACAGTGACACAACGGAATAAAGAACTAAAAGGATTTCAAAAAGTATGGCTAAAAGCAAATGAAACCAAGACTGTTACTTTTTCTATCAGTTTTGAGGAGCTAGCTATATGGGATATTAAAATGAATTTTAAAGTTGAACCTGGATTAGTAAAGCTTATGGTAGGTGGGTCTTCTAATAACGTGATCGAAAAAGACTTAATCATAGAGGATCGCTCACATCATTAG
- a CDS encoding helix-turn-helix domain-containing protein: MKELATLAARISYDPRLTPYMISHGYYSGEAIEELKKYKANSSIIEELFVYYHDDETIYSTSGSYTIDALMQKKYRFGEWKKEDLISDLYTKTPFIKPVKNVVIKNENNDKYKNMIAYLFPISPNNLNPYGTVMYFIEESTITDLIQNILGESEGNVYIVDENNQVIASAINDESISTEQLASLSIDHYGVDNVELNGKDYSLVSVKSELSGLKFITLMDTDQFFKRLDNTTILIFAVLIVLLIVGFVLAVFLGKNQYKPIQNLFEITNRNGKETVDLEGGNELETIRKTITHVFEDHQILNETMYMQKPFVRDQLLVKLLKGDLSDGKEINSLLHTLNIQMKDGHYFVAIIYFEKGTFMEDNLEEREKVFNILSNITLKNASAHGVDLIYNDAIALIISMDRIGKDANKERQKLVPLIQQYIKKNCHLDSTIGVGGLYHEKDRINRSYIEALTTLEYKFTKPQGSMIYFEEIVIQPEQSLGYPKEEQIKLVQSLKQGDHIVAAETLRNMFTNLAEKDLSIQTIKCICFDIINTIVKTTSEIGMSNYIQDFNSIVDFHSIERLHKQLETLVLIICKEVEDKKESHNDKLKNEILEYIRQNYNKYELSLESLAIKFQLSVSYVSRFIKGQTGVTFSQYLQDLRMEDVKRQLKETDKSIKDIVVQVGYLDVANFTRKFKKLVGVTPGQYRNLNK, translated from the coding sequence ATGAAAGAATTAGCAACACTAGCAGCAAGAATCTCCTATGATCCAAGACTGACGCCTTATATGATCAGTCATGGCTATTACAGTGGAGAAGCAATTGAGGAATTAAAGAAATATAAAGCAAACAGTTCGATCATTGAGGAACTATTTGTCTATTATCATGATGATGAGACAATATATTCTACCAGTGGTTCGTATACTATAGACGCCTTAATGCAAAAAAAATATCGGTTTGGTGAATGGAAAAAAGAGGATCTCATTAGTGATTTGTATACGAAAACACCATTTATTAAGCCTGTTAAGAATGTAGTTATTAAAAATGAAAACAATGATAAATATAAGAATATGATTGCTTATTTATTTCCGATATCTCCAAATAATCTCAATCCTTATGGTACAGTAATGTATTTTATAGAGGAATCCACGATCACAGATCTGATTCAAAACATACTAGGTGAATCTGAAGGCAATGTATATATAGTCGATGAAAATAATCAGGTTATTGCATCTGCCATTAATGATGAATCAATTAGTACAGAACAATTAGCCTCTCTTTCTATTGATCATTACGGGGTCGATAATGTTGAATTAAATGGAAAAGATTATTCACTTGTGTCTGTTAAATCGGAGTTAAGTGGCTTGAAATTTATAACGTTAATGGATACCGATCAATTTTTTAAGCGGTTAGATAATACAACAATATTAATTTTTGCTGTATTAATTGTTCTTTTAATTGTTGGCTTTGTATTGGCTGTATTCCTTGGGAAAAATCAATACAAGCCGATTCAAAATCTGTTTGAAATAACAAACAGAAATGGAAAGGAAACTGTTGATCTGGAAGGCGGAAATGAACTAGAAACCATTCGTAAAACGATTACTCATGTGTTTGAAGATCATCAAATTTTGAATGAAACAATGTATATGCAAAAGCCTTTTGTAAGAGATCAATTATTAGTGAAACTATTAAAAGGTGATTTAAGCGATGGAAAAGAAATAAATTCATTATTGCACACGTTAAATATTCAAATGAAGGATGGGCACTACTTTGTGGCGATTATTTATTTTGAAAAAGGTACATTTATGGAGGATAATTTAGAAGAACGTGAAAAGGTTTTTAACATCCTATCGAATATTACGCTGAAAAACGCCTCAGCACATGGTGTTGATTTGATATATAATGATGCAATAGCCTTAATTATAAGTATGGATCGAATAGGTAAAGATGCTAACAAAGAGCGTCAAAAGCTTGTCCCATTAATTCAGCAGTATATTAAAAAAAATTGTCATTTGGATTCTACCATTGGGGTAGGTGGCCTTTATCATGAAAAAGACCGGATAAACCGATCATATATTGAAGCTCTTACAACATTGGAATATAAATTTACGAAACCACAAGGAAGTATGATCTATTTTGAGGAAATCGTGATACAGCCTGAACAGTCACTTGGATATCCGAAAGAAGAACAAATAAAGCTTGTCCAAAGTTTAAAACAAGGGGATCATATTGTTGCTGCTGAAACATTACGCAACATGTTTACAAATCTGGCTGAGAAAGATTTGTCTATCCAGACAATAAAATGTATTTGCTTTGATATTATCAATACGATAGTGAAAACAACCTCTGAAATTGGAATGAGTAATTATATTCAGGATTTTAATAGCATAGTAGATTTTCATTCAATTGAACGATTGCATAAACAACTCGAAACGTTAGTATTAATAATATGTAAAGAGGTTGAGGATAAGAAAGAAAGCCATAATGATAAATTGAAAAATGAAATTTTGGAGTATATTAGACAAAACTACAATAAGTATGAACTATCTTTGGAAAGTTTAGCGATTAAATTTCAACTATCGGTATCTTACGTTAGCCGCTTTATAAAAGGACAAACAGGTGTCACATTTTCGCAATATTTACAGGATCTCCGTATGGAAGATGTAAAGAGGCAGTTAAAGGAAACTGATAAGTCAATTAAAGATATCGTCGTTCAAGTAGGATATTTGGATGTTGCGAATTTCACCCGTAAGTTTAAGAAACTAGTAGGTGTAACACCTGGACAATATCGTAATTTAAACAAGTAA
- a CDS encoding extracellular solute-binding protein: MKKILTLLITVILVLTGCISKEEASKEPSKDVAVNKEGFPIVDEEINLTMMAPGTGLAEWKDMPTLKEYSEKTNINFEYITPPMSDFQTKLNLAFASGDIADIIYAAGSSNLTAGMEVDYGKQGVLVPLEDLIEEHAPNINKIFEENPEIKKSITTVDGHIYSLPAINMHPTSGWYRGPMWFNGQWLDALGVKELPKTTDELYDLLVRFKTEDPNGNGEADEIPLIDVKMDSTRPWLLGAFGLKEWGIDEVDGTVRYTPITENYKEYLTYMNKLYEEGLLDSETFSQSDEQKKAKGQANRLGLFPDYFSFFTTGESEEEAINNPMFHPLTSSVSDKPLFPRSPGINRGAFAITSNNEHPEASIRWIDYFYSKEGREYVNDGPEGYLWEKGENGARKYLEVPKGFDSREDYRGTLTPAYGITAPTVTARIEGVELTEFDKFIEDETKAKIDPYAEVPIPLMYLTNEEQSTVNTIEVDLQSYVEQMEAKFITGVEPLSNWDKYVKTIENMNIEQYVQVYQDAYDRWKDS; the protein is encoded by the coding sequence ATGAAAAAAATACTAACACTGCTCATAACCGTTATTTTAGTACTCACAGGATGCATTTCAAAAGAAGAGGCAAGTAAAGAACCTTCTAAAGATGTTGCAGTGAATAAAGAGGGCTTTCCGATTGTAGATGAAGAAATAAACTTAACAATGATGGCACCTGGTACTGGTTTGGCAGAATGGAAAGACATGCCTACTTTAAAAGAGTATTCAGAGAAGACAAATATTAATTTTGAATATATCACTCCACCAATGAGTGATTTTCAGACAAAATTAAATTTAGCCTTTGCCAGTGGAGATATAGCAGATATTATTTATGCAGCAGGATCATCTAATTTGACTGCTGGTATGGAAGTGGATTATGGAAAACAAGGAGTGTTGGTACCTTTAGAAGACCTTATTGAAGAACATGCTCCAAATATTAATAAAATATTTGAAGAAAACCCTGAAATCAAAAAATCCATTACAACAGTTGATGGACACATCTATTCATTACCCGCAATTAATATGCACCCAACATCTGGTTGGTATAGGGGGCCAATGTGGTTCAACGGTCAATGGCTAGATGCATTGGGTGTGAAAGAACTACCTAAGACAACTGATGAACTTTATGATTTATTAGTACGTTTTAAAACAGAAGATCCTAATGGGAATGGAGAAGCAGATGAAATTCCATTAATTGATGTGAAAATGGATAGTACACGTCCATGGTTACTCGGTGCTTTTGGGCTGAAAGAATGGGGTATTGATGAGGTTGATGGAACTGTTAGGTACACTCCGATTACAGAAAACTATAAAGAATACTTAACTTACATGAATAAACTTTATGAAGAAGGGTTATTAGATTCAGAGACATTTTCGCAATCTGATGAACAGAAAAAAGCAAAAGGGCAAGCAAACCGTCTTGGATTATTCCCAGATTATTTCTCATTCTTTACTACTGGTGAATCAGAAGAAGAAGCAATAAACAATCCTATGTTTCATCCGTTAACTAGTTCAGTTTCAGATAAGCCATTGTTTCCTCGTAGTCCTGGAATTAATAGAGGTGCGTTCGCTATCACAAGTAACAATGAACATCCAGAAGCCTCGATTCGATGGATTGATTATTTTTATTCAAAAGAAGGTCGTGAATACGTAAATGATGGACCTGAAGGATATCTTTGGGAAAAAGGTGAAAATGGTGCAAGAAAATATTTAGAGGTACCTAAAGGTTTTGATAGTAGAGAAGATTATCGAGGAACATTAACACCTGCATATGGAATTACTGCACCAACTGTAACGGCTAGAATTGAAGGTGTGGAATTAACAGAATTTGATAAATTTATTGAGGATGAAACGAAAGCAAAAATTGATCCTTATGCAGAAGTTCCAATTCCACTTATGTATTTAACAAATGAAGAACAATCTACGGTTAATACCATTGAAGTGGATTTACAATCCTACGTAGAACAAATGGAAGCTAAATTCATCACTGGGGTTGAACCATTATCTAACTGGGATAAATACGTAAAAACGATTGAAAATATGAATATAGAACAATATGTTCAAGTTTATCAAGATGCTTACGATCGTTGGAAAGACAGCTAA
- a CDS encoding alpha-mannosidase: MLRIQRLIRILQAHQYKDSLEIQGWTSKKAQYVNPGEYSYHNENLESLLINIGDLVTDSGTTAFLDKEVEIPRNWQNDTVGILFKVNGNGKQSYCESLISMEGIPIQGLDRNRDLVIIPPEKLGNKVLHIQVEIFNPVGIPKDHLRGFNLVAGPETDPPPGYLEQSSLVLINKEVQSLLYTLEVCYKTATLLDKSDTRYHLLHKAMGQVVDQLGMPSKETLLDQNLLRKMEAGLNQTVNDLSGFREGTIRAIGQSHIDIAWLWPIKETIRKGSRTFSSVCTLLEEYNDFEFAQSQPQLFSFLKEYQPKVYERVKQKVAEGRFEIIGGMWVEPDLNIPSGESLVRQLLYGKKFFKDEFGVEPRVEWLPDTFGYCASLPQILKKAGTDYFMTTKLNWNDTNRFPYDLFNWEGIDGTKILSYLHNILGQQTEPADIHRTWEDYNQKNEFPERMLVYGYGDGGGGVTREMIEYLERSSNLPGLPDVKFDKVHDFFDRIDSKKPQLPNWYGDLYLELHRGTYTTHAKTKKNNRKAESLYRELEIWNSLAHITLGTTYPMEEINKGWQLIMLNQFHDIVPGTSISPVYDLSEKQYNELFDKGTRLKEEAIKYITQSINTEGPGQPIILLNSLSWTRDEMITITGGKELLTKKIIDKQGNSYKTDFIVSDDESVTLHTYIDRIPEMGYKTVWLEDADQQEVALSKEFSDHWETPVYKVEFTNNGWISRLYDKKADKEIIKDGEYANELQIFDDLPTDWDAWDIDPNFEKQRAINPHLIDSKVIYKGSVSDKLEFIWKVNHSLVTQEITFYHNSKKIDFKTTVDWLEKHKLLKVAFPVNIYNSKATYEIPFGSIERATHNNTSWEQAQYEVCGQRWADLSEGNYGVSLLNDCKYGYDIKGNKMRLSLLRAPKWPDTQADLMKHEFTYSLFPHEGDWRNGDTVKKGQELNSPITVAMTSAHSGELPDLMAFINTKSESVIVDSIKQAENKDGIILRLYESKGSETSAILQFGQTINAINETNLLEQPVTKLSMKDGQISRKFHPYEISTYHIMK; this comes from the coding sequence ATGCTGCGTATTCAACGTTTAATACGTATCTTACAGGCTCATCAATATAAGGATTCACTTGAAATTCAAGGTTGGACATCAAAAAAAGCTCAATATGTTAACCCTGGAGAGTATTCCTACCATAACGAAAACTTAGAAAGTTTACTGATAAATATTGGTGATTTAGTTACGGATTCTGGTACTACAGCTTTTCTTGACAAAGAAGTAGAGATCCCTAGAAATTGGCAAAATGATACCGTAGGGATTTTATTTAAAGTAAATGGTAATGGAAAGCAATCATACTGTGAAAGCCTTATCTCAATGGAAGGAATACCAATACAAGGTCTGGATCGAAATCGTGATCTAGTAATAATTCCTCCTGAAAAGTTAGGAAACAAAGTGTTGCATATCCAAGTTGAAATATTTAACCCAGTTGGGATTCCAAAAGATCATCTGCGTGGATTTAACCTAGTTGCAGGTCCAGAAACAGATCCACCACCAGGATATTTAGAACAGAGTAGTTTGGTTCTGATAAATAAAGAAGTTCAAAGTCTTTTATACACATTGGAAGTTTGTTATAAGACCGCTACATTATTAGATAAAAGCGATACTCGCTACCATTTACTCCACAAAGCTATGGGACAGGTAGTTGATCAGCTTGGTATGCCAAGTAAAGAAACACTCCTTGACCAGAATTTACTTAGAAAGATGGAGGCAGGATTAAATCAAACAGTTAATGATTTATCAGGTTTTAGAGAAGGGACTATTCGAGCCATTGGTCAATCGCATATCGATATTGCATGGTTGTGGCCTATTAAAGAAACAATTAGAAAAGGCTCTCGTACATTTTCTAGTGTTTGTACATTATTAGAAGAATATAACGATTTTGAATTTGCTCAAAGTCAACCTCAGTTATTTTCTTTCTTAAAAGAATACCAACCAAAAGTTTATGAACGAGTGAAGCAAAAAGTTGCAGAAGGCCGGTTTGAAATTATTGGTGGTATGTGGGTAGAACCTGATTTGAATATCCCTTCAGGAGAATCCCTTGTCCGACAACTGCTTTATGGCAAAAAATTTTTCAAAGATGAATTTGGTGTAGAGCCCCGAGTAGAGTGGTTACCAGATACATTTGGCTATTGTGCATCTTTACCACAAATACTAAAAAAAGCTGGAACAGACTATTTTATGACAACAAAACTAAATTGGAATGATACCAATCGTTTCCCATATGATCTATTTAATTGGGAAGGAATTGATGGTACTAAGATACTATCTTACTTGCATAATATTCTTGGCCAGCAAACAGAACCAGCAGATATTCATCGTACATGGGAGGATTATAACCAAAAGAACGAATTTCCTGAGAGAATGTTGGTATATGGCTATGGTGATGGAGGCGGTGGTGTCACAAGGGAAATGATTGAGTATTTGGAACGGTCTAGCAATCTTCCAGGCCTTCCGGATGTAAAATTTGATAAGGTGCATGACTTTTTTGACAGGATAGATTCGAAAAAGCCGCAATTACCTAACTGGTATGGGGATTTATATTTAGAACTCCACCGTGGTACTTATACTACTCATGCAAAAACGAAAAAGAATAATAGAAAAGCAGAGTCTCTTTATCGAGAACTAGAGATTTGGAATAGCTTAGCTCACATCACTTTAGGTACAACATATCCGATGGAGGAAATAAACAAAGGTTGGCAGCTAATCATGCTCAATCAGTTCCATGATATTGTACCAGGTACATCGATTTCACCTGTATATGATTTATCAGAAAAACAATATAATGAGTTATTTGATAAAGGAACAAGATTAAAAGAGGAAGCAATTAAGTATATTACTCAATCGATTAACACTGAGGGACCTGGTCAACCAATTATTCTACTAAACAGCCTTAGCTGGACTCGTGATGAAATGATAACGATTACCGGAGGAAAAGAACTATTAACTAAAAAAATTATTGATAAACAAGGGAACAGCTATAAAACAGATTTTATCGTAAGTGATGATGAAAGTGTAACACTCCATACATACATCGATCGCATTCCTGAAATGGGTTATAAAACAGTGTGGTTAGAGGATGCTGATCAACAAGAAGTCGCACTTTCTAAAGAATTCAGTGATCATTGGGAGACCCCTGTTTATAAAGTAGAATTTACTAATAATGGTTGGATAAGTCGATTATATGATAAGAAAGCTGATAAAGAGATTATTAAAGATGGAGAATATGCGAATGAGTTGCAAATATTCGATGACTTACCAACTGATTGGGATGCTTGGGACATAGATCCGAACTTTGAAAAGCAGCGTGCAATAAATCCCCATTTAATTGACTCTAAAGTAATTTATAAAGGGTCTGTTTCTGATAAATTAGAATTTATTTGGAAAGTGAATCATTCATTGGTTACTCAAGAAATTACCTTTTATCATAACAGTAAAAAAATAGATTTTAAAACAACAGTAGATTGGTTAGAAAAACATAAACTTTTAAAGGTTGCATTCCCAGTAAATATTTATAACTCTAAAGCGACTTATGAGATTCCGTTTGGTTCGATTGAACGTGCTACTCATAATAATACAAGTTGGGAACAAGCTCAGTATGAAGTATGTGGACAACGATGGGCAGACCTTTCAGAGGGGAATTATGGTGTAAGTTTATTAAATGATTGTAAATATGGTTATGACATAAAAGGAAATAAAATGAGACTTTCACTTTTACGTGCTCCAAAATGGCCTGATACCCAAGCAGATCTAATGAAGCATGAATTTACTTATTCATTATTCCCTCATGAAGGGGACTGGAGAAACGGAGATACAGTTAAAAAAGGCCAAGAGTTAAATTCTCCAATTACTGTTGCTATGACATCTGCACATTCGGGTGAATTACCAGATTTGATGGCATTTATAAACACAAAGAGTGAGAGTGTAATCGTTGATTCAATCAAACAAGCTGAAAATAAAGATGGGATTATTTTGAGACTGTATGAATCCAAAGGAAGTGAAACTTCTGCTATTTTGCAATTTGGACAAACGATAAATGCTATAAATGAAACGAATTTACTTGAACAACCAGTTACTAAATTGTCTATGAAAGACGGACAAATCAGTCGGAAATTTCATCCATATGAGATTAGTACATATCACATAATGAAGTAG